Sequence from the Catenuloplanes indicus genome:
AACGCAGCAACACCCGGCGATCGCGGGAACTGTTCCCGTGCCGCCGCCGACCAACGCTCCGAACGATCATCGAGGAGGACTGGACTGATGGGTAGGACCTCGCGTTTCGGTGCCGGACTGGCGCTGGCACTGGCGCTGAGCGGGCTCACCGCGTGTGCGAACGACGACAGCACGGCCGCCGCACCCGCACCGAGCGCCACCACCGCGGTGAACGCGCCCGCGGCGACGTCCGGGCTGACGATGAAGGACCCGTGGATCAAGGCAGCCGACGAGGGCATGACCGCCGCGTTCGGCACGCTGGTCAACGGCGGCAGCACCGACGTCACCGTGGTCTCCGCGGCGACCGAGGTGTCGCCGATGATGGAGCTGCACGAGACCACCATGGTCAACGGCGCCATGCAGATGCAGCCGAAGCAGGGTGGCTTCACGATCCCGGCCGGCGGCGAGCACGTGCTGGAGCCGG
This genomic interval carries:
- a CDS encoding copper chaperone PCu(A)C, translating into MGRTSRFGAGLALALALSGLTACANDDSTAAAPAPSATTAVNAPAATSGLTMKDPWIKAADEGMTAAFGTLVNGGSTDVTVVSAATEVSPMMELHETTMVNGAMQMQPKQGGFTIPAGGEHVLEPGGDHIMMMGLTTPVKAGDEIALTLTLGDGSTVRFTAVGKPFTGAQESYAPGAHGGAMPSMSAGAHS